In one Moritella sp. 5 genomic region, the following are encoded:
- the ispG gene encoding flavodoxin-dependent (E)-4-hydroxy-3-methylbut-2-enyl-diphosphate synthase codes for MHQESPIIRRQSKQIMVGKVPVGGNAPIAVQSMTNTLTTDVAATVAQIKALEAVGADIVRVSVPTMDAAEAFKLIKQQVDVPLVADIHFDYRIALKVAEYGVDCLRINPGNIGNESRIRSVVDCAKDMNIPIRIGVNGGSLEREIQEKYGEPTPAALVESAMRHVDILQRLNFDQFKVSVKASDVFLAVESYRQLAKLIEQPLHLGITEAGGFRSGAVKSSVGLGMLLAEGIGDTLRISLAADPVEEIRVGFDILKSLRIRSRGINFIACPTCSRQEFDVISTVNALEERLEDIIIPMDVSIIGCVVNGPGEAEAVQIGVTGGSNKSGYYLDGKRQKERFDNNDMIDQLEAKIRAKAAMMDPENIIVTDAKA; via the coding sequence ATGCATCAGGAAAGTCCAATTATTCGCCGCCAATCGAAACAGATCATGGTTGGTAAAGTACCTGTTGGTGGCAATGCACCGATTGCAGTACAGTCAATGACAAATACCTTGACGACGGATGTGGCTGCAACCGTTGCTCAGATTAAAGCATTAGAAGCCGTTGGTGCTGATATTGTACGTGTTTCCGTGCCAACAATGGATGCGGCAGAAGCATTTAAACTGATTAAGCAGCAAGTAGACGTGCCGCTGGTTGCGGATATTCACTTTGATTACCGTATCGCCCTTAAAGTGGCAGAGTACGGCGTTGATTGCTTGCGTATTAACCCCGGTAATATCGGTAACGAAAGTCGTATCCGTTCTGTGGTTGATTGTGCCAAAGATATGAATATTCCAATTCGTATTGGTGTTAACGGTGGCTCATTAGAACGTGAAATTCAAGAGAAATACGGCGAACCAACACCAGCCGCATTAGTTGAATCGGCAATGCGCCACGTTGATATTCTACAGCGTTTGAACTTCGATCAATTTAAAGTCAGCGTTAAAGCATCGGATGTATTTCTGGCGGTCGAATCTTACCGTCAGTTAGCGAAATTGATCGAACAACCTCTGCATTTAGGTATTACTGAAGCGGGTGGTTTCAGAAGTGGTGCGGTTAAATCATCGGTTGGTCTTGGTATGTTACTGGCTGAGGGTATCGGTGATACGTTACGTATTTCCTTAGCGGCCGATCCAGTTGAAGAAATTCGCGTTGGCTTTGATATTCTAAAATCATTACGTATCCGTAGCCGTGGTATTAATTTTATTGCTTGTCCTACTTGTTCACGTCAAGAGTTTGATGTGATCAGTACCGTGAATGCATTAGAAGAGCGTTTAGAAGACATTATTATCCCAATGGACGTGTCTATCATCGGTTGTGTGGTCAATGGACCTGGCGAAGCGGAAGCTGTACAAATTGGTGTGACGGGCGGCAGTAATAAGAGCGGTTACTATCTTGATGGCAAACGTCAGAAAGAACGTTTTGATAATAACGACATGATTGATCAGTTAGAGGCTAAAATTCGAGCAAAAGCCGCGATGATGGACCCTGAAAATATCATCGTAACTGACGCTAAAGCGTAA
- the hisS gene encoding histidine--tRNA ligase yields the protein MAKPIQAIRGMNDCLPEQTPVWQKVESVLRDTVAAYGYSEIRMPIVESTNLFKRAIGEVTDVVEKEMYTFDDRNGDSLTLRPEGTASTVRAGIQNGLLYNQERRMWYIGPMFRHERPQKGRYRQFHQFGVEIFGLKGADTDAEVILLTARLWKLLGIEQHVTLQLNSLGSSEERSAHKDALISFLEGFKDQLDEESQRRMYTNPLRVLDSKNQNVQALLTDAPSLADYYGEETKAHFDGLCKMLDSAGVNYQVNDRLVRGLDYYNYTVFEWVTESLGAQGTVCGGGRYDGLVEQLGGKATPAVGFALGIERLVLLLETLELTADIAGAVDVYIAALGEGADIHGMLLAEQLRDQMPNVKCMMHNGGGNFKKQLKRADQNGAKVALILGGDEIENKQVTVKDLTGKTEQKTIAVTELVNQLTTLLNK from the coding sequence GTGGCTAAACCTATCCAAGCAATTCGTGGCATGAATGATTGCTTACCAGAACAAACGCCGGTATGGCAAAAAGTAGAATCAGTATTACGTGATACTGTTGCAGCCTATGGCTACTCTGAAATTCGTATGCCAATCGTTGAATCTACGAATTTATTCAAGCGTGCGATCGGCGAAGTAACAGACGTTGTTGAAAAAGAAATGTACACGTTTGATGACCGTAACGGTGACAGCCTAACACTACGCCCTGAAGGCACAGCGTCAACAGTGCGTGCTGGTATTCAAAATGGTTTGTTGTATAACCAAGAGCGTCGTATGTGGTACATAGGTCCTATGTTCCGTCACGAGCGTCCTCAAAAAGGTCGTTACCGTCAATTCCACCAATTCGGTGTTGAAATTTTTGGTCTTAAAGGTGCGGATACTGATGCAGAAGTTATTTTATTAACGGCGCGTCTGTGGAAACTACTTGGTATTGAGCAACATGTGACATTACAGCTGAACTCGCTGGGTTCGTCTGAAGAACGTAGTGCACATAAAGACGCATTAATTAGCTTCTTAGAAGGTTTTAAAGACCAGCTTGATGAAGAAAGCCAACGTCGTATGTATACTAACCCATTACGAGTACTAGACAGCAAAAATCAAAATGTTCAAGCACTGCTTACAGATGCACCAAGTCTAGCTGATTACTACGGCGAAGAAACTAAAGCGCATTTCGATGGTCTATGTAAGATGTTAGATAGCGCAGGCGTTAACTATCAAGTTAATGACCGTTTGGTTCGTGGCCTTGATTATTATAACTACACTGTATTTGAGTGGGTAACAGAAAGCTTAGGCGCTCAAGGTACAGTTTGTGGTGGTGGTCGTTATGATGGCTTAGTTGAGCAATTGGGTGGCAAAGCAACGCCAGCAGTTGGTTTTGCACTGGGTATCGAACGTTTAGTATTATTATTAGAAACCTTAGAGTTAACAGCTGATATCGCAGGCGCCGTTGATGTTTATATTGCGGCATTAGGCGAAGGCGCTGATATCCATGGTATGTTATTAGCAGAACAGTTACGTGACCAAATGCCGAATGTGAAATGTATGATGCATAACGGCGGCGGTAACTTTAAGAAACAACTTAAACGAGCTGATCAAAATGGCGCTAAAGTAGCACTTATTCTGGGTGGCGACGAAATCGAAAATAAACAAGTAACAGTGAAAGATCTGACTGGTAAAACAGAGCAGAAAACTATCGCAGTCACTGAATTAGTAAACCAATTAACAACGCTACTAAACAAGTAA